In one window of Cellulophaga sp. HaHa_2_95 DNA:
- a CDS encoding LytTR family DNA-binding domain-containing protein, with translation MKTIIIEDEKPSARRLNRLLEDLGVEVSVLLHSVEEAINWFHNNEHPDLIFLDIQLSDGLSFEIFEAVEVKSAIIFTTAFDEYALQAFKLNSIDYLLKPIDDEDLEIAVKKYQSLAPKKEKLMLDFEDIKKLLVNPVEREFKKRFTTKVGQHLKIINADEVECFYSENKGTYAATTEGRNYLLETTLENLEEDLDPKIFFRVSRKFYVNVNCIKDIVSYTNSRLQIKLMKFNEQEIIVSRERVRDFKLWLE, from the coding sequence ATGAAAACAATTATTATTGAAGATGAAAAACCATCAGCGAGAAGATTAAATCGATTGCTTGAAGATCTAGGTGTTGAGGTTTCTGTGCTTTTGCATTCTGTTGAAGAGGCTATAAATTGGTTTCATAATAATGAACATCCCGATTTAATTTTCTTAGATATTCAACTTTCAGACGGACTTTCATTTGAAATTTTTGAAGCCGTAGAAGTTAAAAGTGCTATCATTTTCACCACTGCTTTTGATGAATATGCACTCCAAGCTTTTAAGTTAAACAGCATTGATTATTTGTTAAAACCAATCGATGATGAGGACCTGGAAATTGCCGTCAAAAAGTATCAATCTTTAGCGCCAAAAAAAGAGAAATTAATGCTTGATTTTGAGGATATAAAAAAGCTCCTTGTTAACCCTGTAGAGCGCGAGTTTAAAAAACGTTTTACAACCAAAGTGGGGCAGCACCTAAAAATCATAAATGCAGATGAAGTAGAATGTTTTTACAGTGAGAATAAAGGTACGTATGCGGCGACTACTGAAGGCAGAAATTACCTTTTAGAAACTACCTTAGAGAATTTAGAAGAAGACCTAGATCCAAAAATATTTTTCAGAGTAAGTCGCAAATTTTATGTCAATGTCAATTGTATAAAAGATATTGTATCTTACACAAATTCTAGGCTGCAAATCAAATTAATGAAGTTTAATGAGCAAGAAATCATCGTAAGCAGAGAGCGTGTTCGTGATTTTAAGCTTTGGTTGGAGTAG
- a CDS encoding 2TM domain-containing protein — MDLDKRTKLERAQKRVATIKGFYDHLTIYLIINVLLFIFKGKFIITLLSEEALGNPQILNWIDWNVYGTPIIWGIGVLIHGLIAFKIRPSFLTNWEAKKIKKYMNEEQESSSSL; from the coding sequence ATGGATCTTGATAAAAGAACTAAATTAGAACGAGCTCAAAAACGAGTTGCGACAATAAAAGGTTTTTATGACCATCTTACGATCTATTTAATTATAAATGTCTTATTGTTTATTTTTAAAGGAAAATTTATCATTACCCTGTTGAGTGAAGAAGCCTTAGGTAATCCTCAAATCTTAAATTGGATTGATTGGAATGTTTATGGTACACCAATTATTTGGGGAATAGGTGTATTGATTCATGGCCTCATCGCTTTTAAAATCAGACCAAGTTTTTTGACGAACTGGGAAGCGAAGAAAATTAAAAAATATATGAACGAAGAACAGGAATCTTCTAGTAGCTTATAA
- a CDS encoding 2TM domain-containing protein, producing MKQVLKIVLRGILIGVCIVIIDVGMSILLGNAVSFDAQFMSNLQYYFIYSITLTLLNTLFFRYLNDKVVWVRFKKFRLIIGALGGVLLTMLAVFLIRFAIEVLFGGESWSTFIWSENPRFYIFCLLITLLVTLIFHAVYFYRLSQNKKVKEQKIIASTASAKFDALKNQLDPHFLFNSLNVLTSLIDEDPHQAQKFTTSLSKVYRYVLEQKNKDLISVDEELQFAKTYIRLLKMRFEDSIIFEIPDQASNAEAKIVPLSLQLLLENAVKHNVVTSERPLHLRVFEENGQLVVSNNLQEKQVVKKSSGVGLKNIQERYNILSNRKVAILKTTSDFRVELPMLTKQVSMKETQKDYLEDKRYQKAKERVDKIKGFYGNLMSYCIVIPILIFVNYNTTSFPWVLFPALGWGSGLVAHGMEAYGYNPLFGRNWEERKMREYMDDDQF from the coding sequence ATGAAACAAGTATTAAAAATTGTACTAAGAGGTATTCTAATAGGCGTCTGTATTGTAATTATAGATGTGGGGATGAGTATTTTGTTAGGGAACGCTGTGAGTTTTGATGCGCAGTTTATGAGCAACTTACAGTATTACTTTATTTATTCCATCACCTTAACATTATTAAATACACTTTTCTTTAGGTATTTAAATGATAAAGTGGTTTGGGTTAGATTTAAAAAGTTTAGGCTAATTATTGGAGCCTTAGGAGGAGTTTTGTTAACCATGTTAGCTGTTTTTTTAATTCGATTTGCTATAGAGGTACTTTTTGGAGGAGAAAGTTGGAGTACTTTTATTTGGAGTGAAAACCCTAGGTTCTATATTTTCTGCTTGTTAATTACCTTGTTGGTTACCCTTATTTTTCATGCGGTTTATTTTTATAGACTTAGTCAGAATAAAAAAGTAAAAGAACAGAAAATTATAGCCAGTACGGCATCGGCTAAGTTTGATGCTTTAAAAAATCAATTAGATCCTCATTTTCTATTTAATAGTTTAAATGTACTAACGAGTTTAATAGATGAAGACCCGCATCAGGCACAAAAATTTACCACCTCCCTATCAAAAGTATATCGGTATGTGTTAGAGCAAAAAAATAAGGATTTGATCTCTGTAGATGAGGAATTGCAGTTTGCAAAAACCTATATACGCCTATTAAAAATGCGCTTTGAAGACAGTATTATATTTGAAATTCCAGACCAAGCTAGTAATGCAGAGGCAAAGATCGTTCCTTTATCCCTGCAATTATTGCTAGAAAATGCGGTAAAGCATAATGTGGTTACTTCAGAACGGCCTTTACATCTTCGTGTATTTGAAGAAAACGGACAATTAGTGGTGAGTAATAATTTGCAAGAGAAGCAAGTAGTTAAAAAGAGTAGTGGTGTGGGGTTAAAAAACATCCAAGAGCGCTATAACATATTATCCAATAGGAAGGTGGCTATTCTTAAAACAACTTCAGATTTTAGAGTAGAACTTCCGATGTTAACAAAACAGGTTTCTATGAAGGAAACGCAGAAAGATTATCTAGAAGATAAAAGATATCAAAAAGCAAAGGAGCGGGTAGATAAAATAAAAGGATTCTATGGAAACTTGATGTCTTATTGCATTGTCATTCCTATTTTAATATTCGTAAATTATAACACTACAAGCTTCCCTTGGGTACTATTTCCGGCCTTGGGTTGGGGTTCTGGCCTCGTTGCGCATGGAATGGAAGCCTATGGCTACAATCCGTTATTTGGACGTAACTGGGAAGAGCGTAAGATGCGAGAATATATGGATGATGACCAATTTTGA
- a CDS encoding 2TM domain-containing protein: MNNSDTDTKYFRAKERVEAIKAFYNKVFKYIVAIVITGSINYYLNEWSNPWFLWVVLGVSIATAVKAIKLFGYDVLMGRNWEQRKIDEFMKEEETKKRWE; encoded by the coding sequence ATGAACAATTCAGATACCGATACTAAATATTTTAGAGCCAAAGAACGTGTAGAAGCTATAAAGGCTTTTTATAACAAAGTTTTTAAATACATAGTAGCTATTGTAATTACCGGGAGTATTAACTATTACCTGAATGAATGGAGCAATCCTTGGTTTTTATGGGTAGTCTTAGGTGTTTCTATAGCCACAGCCGTAAAAGCGATAAAACTTTTTGGATACGATGTACTTATGGGGAGAAATTGGGAGCAGCGTAAAATAGATGAGTTCATGAAAGAAGAAGAGACTAAGAAAAGATGGGAATAG
- a CDS encoding 2TM domain-containing protein → MKTSMTQEGKRERAEQRIKALKGFYIHLTVYVLVNIMISTVSVIGNMNSGDSFIEAFTTFGTFSTAIFWGIGVFFHGAKVFKFNPFFSKEWEERKIKQYLEEDTNEIGKYN, encoded by the coding sequence ATGAAAACATCCATGACACAAGAAGGTAAGAGAGAAAGAGCAGAACAACGTATTAAAGCTTTAAAAGGTTTTTATATTCACTTAACAGTGTATGTCCTAGTTAATATTATGATTAGTACAGTAAGCGTTATAGGGAACATGAACTCAGGAGATAGTTTTATAGAGGCATTTACCACTTTTGGTACTTTCTCTACCGCTATATTTTGGGGTATAGGGGTCTTTTTTCATGGAGCAAAAGTGTTTAAATTTAATCCGTTCTTTAGTAAAGAATGGGAGGAAAGAAAAATTAAGCAGTATCTAGAAGAAGATACTAATGAAATTGGTAAATACAACTAA